One Struthio camelus isolate bStrCam1 chromosome 10, bStrCam1.hap1, whole genome shotgun sequence genomic region harbors:
- the PLEKHF1 gene encoding pleckstrin homology domain-containing family F member 1, with product MVDHLVNTEINSQRIAAVENCFGASGQPLAVPGRVLLGEGILTKECRKKPKPRIFFLFNDILVYGSIVINKRKYNSQHIIPLEDVTLETLPDTLQMKNRWMIKTSKKSFVVSAASLTERKEWISHLEECIRHLLTKTGRQPSTEHAAPWIPDKATDICMRCTQTKFSTLTRRHHCRKCGFVVCGDCSRQRFLMPRLSPKPLRVCNLCYKQLLAEKKKEAEADRRQPEPFHTAMPSYEPSSGDDSDKSDDDKVDQWPADTEFYTSEVSWSSFHS from the coding sequence ATGGTGGACCATCTTGTAAACACTGAGATCAACAGCCAGCGCATTGCTGCCGTGGAAAACTGCTTTGGGGCATCTGGGCAGCCCTTAGCTGTGCCAGGGAGGGTCCTTTTAGGGGAAGGGATTTTAACCAAAGAATGCCGCAAAAAACCCAAGCCTCgcatattctttcttttcaacGACATCCTCGTGTATGGGAGCATAGTGATCAACAAAAGGAAGTACAATTCCCAGCACATCATTCCCCTTGAAGACGTCACTTTGGAGACGCTGCCAGACACCTTGCAGATGAAGAACCGCTGGATGATTAAAACCTCAAAGAAGTCCTTTGTGGTTTCTGCGGCTTCCCTCACAGAGAGGAAAGAGTGGATCAGCCATCTGGAGGAGTGCATCAGACACCTGCTGACAAAGACGGGCAGGCAACCCTCCACTGAGCACGCTGCCCCTTGGATCCCAGACAAGGCGACAGACATCTGCATGCGCTGCACCCAGACCAAGTTCTCCACGCTCACCCGAAGGCACCACTGCCGCAAGTGCGGCTTTGTTGTGTGCGGAGACTGCTCCAGGCAGAGGTTTTTGATGCCACGGCTGTCCCCCAAGCCCCTGAGGGTCTGCAACCTGTGCTACAAACAGCTGCTggcagaaaagaagaaggaagcagaGGCTGATCGCAGGCAGCCAGAGCCGTTCCACACGGCCATGCCAAGCTATGAACCTTCTAGTGGCGATGACAGTGACAAATCCGATGACGACAAAGTGGACCAGTGGCCAGCAGACACAGAGTTTTATACCTCAGAAGTATCTTGGTCATCTTTCCATAGCTGA